From Proteiniborus sp. MB09-C3, the proteins below share one genomic window:
- a CDS encoding A24 family peptidase, translating into MQASSILQGVLFSSLLLVASYTDIKRREIPDTVCVLLVLTGFLKFSFQNLLGIFIALPFLIAAMLKEKSIGGGDIKLTAAVGFVLGFWKGIYGLIIGLTLLILFYIMLRISSIIRKKQVAKNLSMPLAPFLGIGFLIMYF; encoded by the coding sequence ATGCAGGCTAGTAGCATCCTACAGGGGGTGCTTTTTTCTTCTCTGCTTTTGGTAGCATCTTATACGGATATTAAAAGAAGAGAAATTCCAGACACGGTCTGCGTACTCCTTGTATTAACAGGATTTCTGAAATTTAGTTTTCAAAATCTATTAGGAATATTTATTGCCTTGCCATTTCTTATAGCAGCAATGTTGAAAGAAAAAAGTATCGGAGGCGGAGATATTAAGCTAACTGCCGCAGTTGGGTTTGTCCTTGGATTTTGGAAAGGAATCTATGGATTAATAATAGGACTTACCTTATTGATATTGTTTTATATCATGTTAAGAATTTCATCAATCATCAGAAAAAAGCAGGTGGCAAAGAATTTATCTATGCCACTTGCTCCCTTTTTAGGGATAGGTTTTTTAATCATGTATTTTTAA
- a CDS encoding S-layer homology domain-containing protein yields the protein MNHKSKRVINILLVVCILITSFVGSAYATRFVFSDSVGHWAEDAINNLSKKGVIHGYPDGLSHPDEIIKRGEFSALLARIMELEPKGTNTVNIVFEDIAGHFAQKEIEALIDEGIIIKEEYGAKYFPDEPITRLEMIKMLVRAIGKDNHSVDCPCNTGFIDEDDLSEEEREYICAGKHYNIISGYPDGTIRPDGEATRGEAFEILDKHDEIKEIIKQEETTDKIEEDVVDSPDVEQEDKPSDNGSSSNGGSSYVPAPKYDYTLPNTAYVGEEIKIIPNSSNVKSVAWTVTKNGIPTEISYVLDGEVKAEGGVIKIKSTGSYTFSATALNSRGKAVVCEQTISIYPVVSAQFKLPETAHTDTTVVVDLVTKNLEDNSLVWTIKKDGKEIDLEIVITGELTGSGGLILFKTNGVYELSATITDELGKEVKVSDIITVYPLAEIKMDLANITHTDKTITLNTETKNAEEMESVWSLTQNGKEVIIEDFIEGNIQVGESNIRFKEKGVYNLTISLSDKTGRVFKETVAITVYPVGSAGFYLPEIFHTDDTIKVEATFGEIGDHIADWSLVKDGKEVELTNFIIGKLSNDGGMIRFIQKGKYTLKATFTDDGGRTYNYEQALKVYPVPSVSYTLPKYVHTDSEISVDVDSTELDGLKIEWLVDNTFGFQDWSTYVDGKLDNNGGNIRFKRAGIYELVARITDDTGRVFLFEVGGKTEVLPVLNIGFELPVLAYTDSIIDIRTHGNNNVLPVEWSITKDDKIISENKAFDGSLNAHSGKITFLEEGEYVLTATMTDFLKRSFSHSQNITIKPVVEYSFTMPESIHYGKEFEVETTSENLGNNEVQWTLEKVSEPASFSGELANDGGKISISDIGGFTLIATITDSEGRMFTHSENISVTNTAPTVTITAIPTRTVKNGKFFVDIKVAANDADGDATTLEYEGTTADNYYSVGTHTIKVRAKDIADAYSPWVEKSFTVINSAPTVTITATPTRTVKNGKFFVDIKAVANDADGDATTLEYDGTTADNYYSVGTHTIRVRAKDIADVYSPWMEKSFTVINSAPTVTLTATPTRTVKNGKFFVDIKAVANDADGDATTLEYEGTTADNYYSVGTHTIKVRAKDIAGAYSPWVEKSFTIVNSAPTAPVISRTPNGNSVAPGTKVTITASSTDADNDPITYIWEGRNAEQQVYPLGKNVVRVKAVDSTGAESPWAAIVFFVADSNGGGGMTLTGPDSVILENGLEGATITEYTFTVPPVSGHSGSDHGRVRGYNVLTKQWDQLDYGTTSNGITFSRTLGAGVYSKLEFYYYTNHNCMYNKSNITYSVNYHFE from the coding sequence ATGAATCATAAGTCAAAGAGAGTAATCAATATTCTATTGGTAGTTTGTATCTTAATTACCAGTTTTGTAGGTTCTGCCTATGCAACAAGGTTCGTATTTTCTGATAGTGTAGGTCATTGGGCTGAGGATGCAATTAATAATCTTTCAAAAAAGGGTGTAATTCATGGATATCCGGATGGACTTTCTCATCCAGATGAAATAATTAAAAGGGGAGAATTTTCAGCTCTTTTAGCAAGAATCATGGAACTTGAGCCAAAGGGAACAAATACGGTTAACATAGTATTTGAGGATATTGCAGGACATTTTGCTCAAAAAGAAATTGAGGCACTTATTGATGAAGGCATTATCATCAAAGAAGAATATGGTGCTAAATATTTTCCAGATGAGCCTATCACTCGATTGGAAATGATTAAAATGTTAGTTAGAGCTATAGGCAAGGATAATCATAGCGTAGATTGTCCTTGTAATACAGGGTTTATCGATGAAGATGATTTGTCGGAAGAGGAACGTGAGTATATTTGTGCTGGCAAACATTATAATATAATCTCTGGTTATCCAGACGGAACAATACGTCCTGACGGAGAGGCAACACGAGGTGAAGCCTTTGAAATCCTTGATAAGCATGATGAAATTAAAGAGATAATTAAGCAAGAAGAAACCACTGATAAAATAGAAGAAGATGTTGTAGATTCTCCTGATGTGGAGCAAGAAGATAAGCCTTCAGATAATGGTTCATCCTCAAATGGAGGTTCATCTTATGTACCAGCACCGAAATATGATTATACACTTCCAAACACGGCTTATGTAGGAGAAGAAATAAAAATTATCCCAAATAGCAGTAATGTAAAATCTGTAGCATGGACAGTTACTAAAAATGGTATTCCTACCGAGATTTCCTATGTGTTAGATGGGGAAGTGAAAGCAGAAGGTGGAGTAATTAAAATTAAGTCTACAGGTAGTTATACATTTTCGGCTACAGCGTTAAACAGTAGGGGCAAGGCAGTTGTCTGTGAACAGACTATAAGCATTTATCCAGTTGTATCAGCACAATTTAAGCTGCCTGAAACAGCACATACTGATACTACAGTAGTTGTGGATCTTGTTACTAAGAATCTAGAAGATAATTCCTTGGTATGGACGATTAAAAAAGATGGCAAAGAAATAGACCTTGAAATTGTAATTACAGGAGAACTTACAGGAAGTGGTGGCTTAATCTTATTTAAAACTAATGGAGTATATGAATTAAGTGCCACAATTACTGATGAGTTAGGTAAAGAAGTTAAAGTATCAGATATTATTACTGTATATCCATTAGCAGAAATAAAAATGGACCTTGCAAATATTACCCATACAGATAAGACTATCACATTAAATACAGAAACAAAGAATGCAGAGGAAATGGAGAGTGTGTGGTCACTTACTCAAAATGGTAAAGAAGTTATTATTGAAGATTTCATTGAAGGTAACATTCAGGTAGGAGAAAGTAATATACGTTTTAAAGAAAAAGGAGTATATAATCTAACTATTTCATTGAGTGATAAGACCGGAAGAGTATTCAAGGAAACTGTAGCTATTACAGTATATCCTGTAGGCTCAGCCGGTTTTTATCTTCCTGAAATATTTCATACAGATGATACCATAAAAGTTGAAGCTACTTTTGGAGAAATCGGAGATCATATTGCTGATTGGTCCCTTGTAAAAGATGGTAAGGAGGTTGAGCTTACTAACTTCATCATTGGTAAACTTTCAAATGATGGTGGAATGATCCGATTTATTCAGAAGGGAAAATACACTCTAAAGGCAACGTTCACTGATGATGGAGGAAGAACTTATAACTATGAGCAAGCACTCAAAGTCTATCCTGTGCCATCCGTGAGCTATACACTCCCTAAATATGTTCATACTGATAGTGAGATTAGTGTAGATGTAGATAGTACAGAACTTGATGGACTAAAGATTGAATGGCTAGTTGATAATACTTTTGGTTTTCAGGACTGGTCAACCTATGTAGATGGTAAGTTAGATAATAACGGTGGAAATATTCGATTCAAAAGAGCTGGCATATATGAATTAGTAGCTAGAATTACTGATGATACTGGCAGAGTATTTCTTTTTGAAGTGGGTGGCAAAACGGAAGTACTTCCTGTGTTAAATATAGGATTTGAACTGCCTGTTCTAGCATACACCGACAGCATAATTGATATTAGAACACATGGCAACAACAACGTACTGCCTGTGGAATGGAGTATTACAAAAGACGATAAAATTATTTCTGAAAACAAAGCATTCGATGGTAGCTTAAATGCACATAGTGGAAAAATCACTTTTCTTGAAGAAGGGGAATATGTTCTAACTGCAACAATGACAGATTTTCTAAAAAGGAGTTTCTCACATTCCCAAAATATAACCATAAAGCCTGTTGTAGAGTATAGTTTTACAATGCCTGAATCAATTCATTATGGCAAAGAGTTTGAAGTAGAAACCACTTCTGAAAATCTTGGAAATAATGAGGTTCAGTGGACATTAGAAAAAGTAAGTGAACCAGCTTCTTTTAGTGGAGAACTTGCAAATGATGGAGGTAAGATCTCAATATCAGATATAGGGGGATTTACTCTTATCGCTACAATTACAGATAGTGAAGGTAGGATGTTTACTCATTCGGAAAATATCTCTGTTACTAATACAGCACCAACAGTGACGATAACAGCTATACCTACTCGAACTGTTAAAAATGGTAAGTTCTTCGTTGATATCAAGGTAGCTGCTAATGATGCAGATGGGGATGCAACTACCTTGGAATATGAAGGAACAACTGCTGATAACTACTATTCAGTAGGTACACATACCATTAAAGTTCGAGCAAAAGATATAGCAGATGCATATTCACCATGGGTAGAAAAGAGTTTTACAGTTATAAACTCAGCACCAACAGTGACGATAACTGCTACACCAACACGAACTGTTAAGAATGGTAAATTCTTTGTTGATATTAAGGCAGTTGCTAATGATGCAGATGGGGATGCAACAACCTTGGAATATGACGGAACAACAGCTGATAACTACTATTCAGTAGGTACACACACCATCCGAGTACGAGCAAAGGATATAGCAGATGTTTATTCACCATGGATGGAAAAGAGCTTTACAGTTATAAATTCAGCACCAACAGTAACACTAACCGCTACACCAACTAGAACCGTTAAAAATGGTAAGTTCTTTGTTGATATTAAGGCAGTTGCAAATGATGCAGATGGAGATGCAACAACCTTGGAATATGAAGGAACAACAGCTGATAACTACTATTCGGTAGGTACACACACCATTAAAGTACGAGCAAAGGACATAGCTGGTGCTTATTCACCATGGGTAGAAAAGAGTTTTACAATTGTAAACTCAGCTCCAACGGCTCCTGTAATTAGTAGAACTCCAAATGGAAATAGTGTTGCCCCTGGAACAAAGGTGACTATTACAGCTAGTAGTACTGATGCAGATAACGATCCAATTACCTATATTTGGGAAGGACGTAATGCAGAACAACAGGTATATCCGTTAGGGAAAAATGTAGTTCGTGTTAAGGCAGTAGATTCCACAGGTGCAGAATCTCCTTGGGCAGCAATTGTGTTCTTTGTTGCTGATTCCAATGGTGGTGGAGGAATGACTTTGACAGGTCCAGATTCTGTTATTTTAGAAAATGGATTAGAAGGAGCAACTATAACTGAATATACTTTTACTGTTCCACCTGTATCAGGACATAGCGGAAGTGACCATGGCCGAGTTCGAGGATACAATGTATTGACAAAGCAGTGGGATCAGCTTGATTATGGAACTACAAGCAATGGTATTACATTTAGTAGGACTCTTGGTGCTGGTGTTTATTCTAAACTAGAATTTTATTACTATACAAACCATAACTGTATGTATAACAAATCAAATATCACCTATTCTGTTAACTATCACTTTGAATAA
- a CDS encoding RcpC/CpaB family pilus assembly protein has translation MSFLKNRTVVGVICIVLSLLICFGITPLFNKGISQKTEIIRVTKEIKSGDEITKDMVQVVEVGGFNLPENVIRTKETAIGKFAVSDLGIGDYILNTKLSEIPAAENAYLYNLDGSKQAMSITIKTFANGLSGKLQSGDIVSVIAPDYKKQGATVIPAELKYVEVISVTASSGYDANTNEQGTEDERELPSTVTLLVTPEQGNILAELEVDSKSHLSLVYRGSPENTKKFIDMQEEIIKTLYYPEPEEQTEDVSEEDIVEEAIDNSNKSSEGVEETGSEVE, from the coding sequence ATGAGTTTTTTAAAGAATAGGACAGTAGTTGGAGTGATTTGTATCGTATTGTCACTCCTTATTTGTTTTGGTATTACACCATTATTTAATAAAGGGATCAGTCAAAAGACAGAAATTATCCGTGTGACAAAGGAGATAAAATCAGGCGATGAAATTACAAAGGATATGGTCCAAGTAGTAGAAGTAGGTGGATTTAATCTGCCTGAAAATGTAATTCGTACCAAAGAAACAGCGATCGGTAAGTTTGCAGTTTCAGATTTAGGAATTGGAGATTATATTTTAAATACAAAATTATCAGAGATACCAGCAGCTGAAAATGCCTATTTATATAATCTAGATGGAAGTAAACAGGCAATGTCCATAACTATTAAGACCTTTGCAAATGGTCTTTCAGGAAAGCTACAAAGTGGAGATATTGTATCTGTTATTGCCCCTGATTATAAAAAGCAAGGTGCAACAGTTATCCCAGCAGAACTTAAATATGTAGAAGTGATTTCTGTAACAGCCTCATCAGGATATGATGCTAATACAAATGAACAAGGAACAGAAGATGAAAGAGAACTTCCATCAACGGTAACACTTCTAGTAACCCCTGAGCAAGGTAATATTCTAGCAGAACTAGAGGTAGATTCCAAATCCCACTTATCGCTTGTATATCGTGGAAGTCCAGAGAATACAAAGAAGTTTATTGATATGCAAGAGGAAATTATAAAAACTCTCTATTATCCAGAACCAGAAGAACAAACGGAAGATGTATCTGAAGAAGACATAGTAGAAGAGGCAATAGATAACTCAAACAAATCCTCTGAAGGAGTAGAAGAAACAGGAAGTGAGGTAGAGTAA
- a CDS encoding DUF6133 family protein: MIKTKNFLVRQAVAVKIAINNNCGEGYIDTAVKILIAVVLGALLLAGLYALFGEVVMPTLEERIKEMFNYAG; encoded by the coding sequence ATGATAAAAACAAAAAACTTTTTAGTCAGACAAGCAGTGGCTGTAAAGATTGCAATTAACAATAACTGTGGAGAAGGGTATATTGATACTGCAGTAAAAATCCTTATTGCCGTAGTTTTAGGAGCATTGCTCCTTGCAGGCCTGTATGCATTATTCGGTGAAGTGGTTATGCCGACATTAGAAGAGCGAATCAAAGAAATGTTTAACTATGCAGGCTAG